ACATCATCGGCATACATGAATGCTCTTTCCTTGACCTTGGGGTGTAGAGTAATGAGAAGGCTTTTATCATCGGCAAGTTTGAGGAGAGCATTGAGCACTTCCATAACTAGCACAAAAAGTAACGGTGATAGAGGATCCCCCTGACGGAGTCCCCTTGCATGGCAAATTCTCCTACCTGGGGTTCCATTCAGAATCACCTTCGTGCTTGCCGTGGACAAGATGATGGAAATCCAGTTCACCCAGCGCCTAGAAAAACCAAGATGCTGCAGAAGATCGAGTAGGAATTGCCAGTTTACTGTGTCAAAGGCCTTTGCAATATCAATCTTCAGGAGGGAACATGGCACTTTGCTTCGATGTAGTAACTTGGCTGTGAGCTGTACAGCCTTGTAGTTTTCATGAATAAGCCGTGTGCGAATGAAGGCATTTTGGTTAGGTTTGACTAAGTTGTTCATGTGGACAGCAAGGCGTCGTGCCAGCACCTTGGTGAACAACTTGGCAAAACAATGTATCAAACTAATTGGCCTATAGTCGCCAATAGTTTCAGCATCATGTTTCTTACGGAGCAGGACCATGAAGGATTGATTGACCAAGTAAAAGCTCCGAATGTCCAGCGACCACAAAGCATGGAAGGCACGTAAGATATCAGTGAGAGCAATATGGCTAGGGAATAATAGATTGATTAGGGTGCAAAGCACAAGTATGAGTACATATAGGCAAGGATGCCACGGTATATGGAAGTAACCGATCAGGGGATCCTTGCCTATCCTAATCAACGCTAGGGGGGGCGCACTTGGACAGTGCGGCGCCCCAACCCTAAAGGCCACAAGGGCTGGCTAACCAAAGGCCCATGGCCTAGCTATACATGTCTCGCTAACACGCCCCCGCAGTCTGATCGTCGGCAGCACGAACGTTCAGACTGGACCTGAACTTTGTGAACACAGAAGACggaagccccttggtgaagatgtcggcataCTGTGACGAAGTAGGAACATGCATGCCACGGACATCACCAACAGCAACACGCTCCCACACGAAGTGAAGATCGATCTCAATGTGCTTGGTGCGTTGATGTTGGACAGGGTTGGAGGACATGTAGACAGCGCTGATGTTGTCACAATAGACCAACGAGGCGCGCTGAGGAGCAGCATGAAGCTTAAGGAGAAGCTGGTGCAACCAAGTGGCTTCGGCAACACCATTGGCCACTGCACGATACTCCGCTTCAGCACTAGATCTGGAGACTGTATTCTGCCGCTTCGACGACCAGGAAACCAGGTTGTCCCCCAGAAAAACTGCATAACCCAATGTGGATTTGTGTGTATCCAGACAGCCTGCCCAGTCAGCATCAGAGTATACTGTCAGCTCACTCTGCGAAGACGAACGAAGAAGAAGCCCCAGGTGTAGAGTCCCCTTGACATAGCGAAGAATACGCTTCAGGGCAGTGAGGTGTGGCTCGCGAGGATCATGCTTGTGCAAGCAAACCTGCTGAACTGCATAGGCGatatccggcctggtgaaggtaaGGTACTGGAGAGCACCGGCGAGACTCCAGAAATCTGAGGCATCCTGAACAGGTGGACCATCAGCCACTAGCTTGGGGTTGGTGTCCACTTGGGTAGAATAGGGCTTGCAGTCAGCCATATCAGCACGATCCAGAatatccaacatgtattgccgcTGGGAGAGGAGAAGGCCTGAGCCAGAACGCTGAACATGCATCCCTAAAAAATGATGGAGCTCACCGAGGTCCTTCATGCTGAACTCCTGCTGTAGGGCCTGAATAGTCCGCTGAAGGAGAGCTGATGAAGAGGCAGTGAGGacgatgtcatcaacatagaggAGCAAGTATATGGTGTCAGGACTACAGTGATAGACAAACAACGAGGTATCTGACTTGGCTTCAATGAATCCCAGACTGAGTAGATATGTGGCGAAACGACTATACCACGCGCGGGGAGCCTGCTTTAACCCATATAGTGATCTGTTGAGCCGACAGACGAAGTCAGGGTGAGCAGAGTCCTCAAACCCATCTGGCTGCGCACAGTATACTGTCTCGGACAGGATGCCATGGAGGAATGCATTCTTGATGTCGAGCTGATGAATGGGCCAATGTCGAGAGAGCGCCAGAGATAGCACAGTGCGGACAGTAGCAGGCTTGACCACAGGACTGAAAGTCTCATCAAAATCCACGCCGAGACGCTGAGTGAACCCGcgaagaacccagcgagccttgtaccTCTGCAAAGAACCATCAGCCTGGAGTTTATGCTTGAAgatccacttgccggtgacCACATTGGCCCGCGGCGGCCAGGGAACCAAATCCCACGTGTGGTTCCTCAGAAGTGCAGCATGTTCCTCCTCCATTGCAGCCCGCCAATTAGGATCGGCGAGGGCGCTACGGAAGGTCTTCGAGATTGGCGACAGAGGGGCTGCAGCGAACAGTGCAAGCTGTCAGAAGCCGAGCTTCGCACGACTGACCATGCGATGCTCGTTGACGACAGGGGCCACCGGCATGGCTCCCTTAGGCAGGGGAGGAAGGTCGGCGGTAGGCGGCGGTCGTGGCGCAGCCCTGGCACGGCGTGTGTAAACACGGGCATAGGGCTACACCGGCGCTAGGGGAGCCGAGCGCTGGAGAGACGGCAGCTGGAGCTGGGCTTCGGGGGGCAAAGCCGGGCGGGACCGTCGGGGCCGCATGTGGCAGTGCGGAAGAGGGAGCTCTAGGGGCCGCACGTGGCAATGCGGAAGAGGAAGCTCCAGGGGCCACACGTGGCAGTGCGGGAGAGGAAGCTCCAGGGGCCGCACATGGCAGTGCGGGAGAGGATGCCTGGAAGTCGTCAGTGGCCGCGGGGGCCGCTGGTACCTGCAGGAAGAAGACGCTGAGACGGTCCAATGGGAATCGGCGCATCATTAGTGAACTCATCCAAAAACTCAAAGTCTGCCGCGGTAGGAGAAGGGGTCTCCCGAGTGAAAGGAAACGTGGCCTCATCGAATGTGACGTGACGGGAGATGATGACCCGATTGGAGACAGTGTCATGGTAGCGGTATCCTTTATGGTGGGGAGAGTAGCCAAGAAAGATGCACAAGGTGGAGCGGGGTGCGAGCTTATGGCTAGCGGTGGCGGACAGGTTCGGATAGCAAGTGCACCCAAAGACGCAGAGGTGCTCGTAGGATGGCAGTTTGCCATGGAGAGCAAAGTGCAGTGTAACGAACTGGAGCGTCTTGGTGGGTAGGATGTTGAGAAGATATGTAGCAGTGGCGAGAGCTTCGACCCAGTAGGAAGGAGGCATGCTGGCCTGGAACAAAAGAGAGCGGATAATGTTGTTGGTGGAACGAATTATGCGCTCAGCTTTACCGTTTTGGGCCGAAGTGTATGGACATGACATGCGAAGGTGAACGCCGTGGGTGAGGAAGAAAGTTCAGGCACTAGAGTTGTCAAACTCCTGGCCGTTgtcgcactggacggccttGTTGTGTGCGCCGAACTGGGTTGCTACATAGGCAAAGAAGTTAGCAAGTGTAGGGATCGTGTCAGATTTCATACGTAAGGGAAACGTCCACAAATGATGCGAACAATCATCCAAAATGACCAAGTAATACTTGTAACTAGAGACACTAATGATAGGTGATGTCCAAAGATCACAATGTATAAGGTCAAAATTTCTAGATGCATGAGAGGATGACATATGAAAAGGAAGACGAACATGTCGTCCTAACTGACAGGCATGACACAATGAATTGCTACTGTCTTTGTTACAAAAAGGTAGGATAGATGTAAGCTTGGACAAAGCTTCATGACCAGGATGCCCAAGACGCCGATGCCAAAGCAAGGAGGTGGGGCCGCCGAGAAGAGCTGTGGCTGCAGGATGACACAACGGATAGAGGGGCCCCGAGCTATTGCACCTGGCGAGAATTCTCCAGGTTTGAAGGTCCTTCACAGAGCAACCAGTGGGATCAAACTTAATAAAACAATTATTGTTAGAGGTAAACTGGCGCACAAATATAAGGTTCTTAATAAGGTTCGGAGAAACAAGAACACTATTAAGTAAAAAAGAACCAGGAAGCTGTGTTGAGCCAGTGGCAGTGACGGTTAAAAGGGAACCGTTACCGACAATAATGTATGAAGGAGAAGGATACCGCGAGAAGGAAGTATGTGAAAGAGTGCTGGGGTCAGAAGTAATATGAGATGTGGCACCTGAGTCGAAGTACCAGTCGGTGGCAGGAGGCTGCTGAAGGCTCACAGTGCTGAAGGAGGAAGCCAAGGACTGCTGATCCCAGGAGGAGGGGGGCACCAGAGGGGTACTGAAACCCTGGAGGCGCCCAGGCTTGCTGCGCCTGGAGCTGCTGGGCCTGCGCTTGCTGTGCCTAAGCAGCGCCTGGGCCTGGAGCTGCGCCTGCTGCTGGGCATGCTGCTACATGGCGTATGCCTGCGCCTGGGCATGCAGCGCCTGCTGCTGTGGTGCACTGGCGGGGAGAGGCAGAGGGGCCAGCGGGGGGCGCGGGCCGGGCCACATCTGAATGGACCCGGCCCACGGGTTGTGCAGCGAAGGCCAGGGTGCGGTGGAAGCACTCGAGCCGGCACCCTTTGCCGTCCCGGAAGGAGTGGTCGTGCCGCCAGTGGCGGGCGGATTGCCGGAGGACTTGCCGCCGCGTTGCTTGCCGCGCCGCAGCTTCGACTTGGAGGAGGCGCCACCGGAGCCAGACCCGCCCCCCGAGGGAGGGCGCTGGTCAGATGACCGACCGCCGCCCGAGGAGGGAGTGGTACTGGAAGGTCTCGCTGTGGCCGCGAGGAGAGCAGTGGGGGGCGCCGCTACCTTGTGCGCCATGGTCATCTCCTCGAGGGTCAGCTCGGAGACGACGTCCTTGAACAGCGGGAACAGCCGACCGCGGCGAAGATGACGACCGATGTCGCTAAACCGATCGTTGAGGCCGCGGATGACGTTCAAGACCAACGTGCGATCGGAGACAGACTAGCCAAGGGCGACGAGGCCGTCTGCTATGGTCTTGAAGCGACGGTAGTAGTCGGTGATGGAGAGCTCGCCCTGGACGAAGTTCCGGAACTGGTAGTCGAGGTGGAGGGTGCGTGTCTCCCGGTTCCCCAGGAATTGGGTTTCCAGGGTGAGCCAGACGTCACGAGCCATGGCGCATGCTCCACCATAGTCTCGGCGAGGTTGGTGGAGATGGTGCTTGAGATCCACGACTTGACGACGCAATCCATGCGCACCCAGTCGGGGAAGTTCGGTGCCGGCGTGTCATGGAGCACATGGTCCTCGAGGGAGTACTtcccgacggcgaggaggaactGATCCCACCAGCGGTTGTAGTTGCCGGTGGCAAGGTCGAGGACAGAGTGGACGAGGCTGTGGATGTTCTGGACGCCCACGGCCTGGGCGTGCAGATTGATCACGGCGGCGGCTTCGTGTTGAAGCATGACACCGTGGAGATTGTTGCCGCCGTTGCTGGAGGCAGTGGACTGCCCGTACGGCTcctgggcgtcggcggcggcggcggccttgcgaGCCGCGGCGGCACGCTGCAGCGCCGTCCGTTGGCGCGCGGCTAGGGCATCGATCTCCTTGGCGGCGTCGGACGCCTCCTTCTCGGCCGCGGTGGCCTGGGCCAGGGCCTCGTCGCGAGCGTCCTGGCGCTTCTTGCGCTTGGCCTCGGCGGCctcagcggtggcggcggccttgggGGAGACGGGAGGAGTCCCAGCCATGAGATTGACGGCGCAGGCGAGGCAGGGGATGCcgcgcggcgggggtggcggcgcggcagtGGAGTCTGCACGCGCCGGGGGTGACGGCGCGGCAGGGGAGTCTGCACGCGTCGGGAAGGGGCGGCGCAGCAGGGTAGGCTGCACGCGCTGGGTAGGGGCGCCGCCGGGGAGAGGCGGCGCTAGGGAGCGGAAGCAAATTCAGGTGAAACCTGAACTCTTGATACCATGAGAGCAATATGGCTAGGGAATAATAGATTGATTAAGGTGCAAAGCACAGGTATGAGTACATATAGGCAAGGATGCCACGATATATGGAAGTAACCGATCAGGGGATCCTTGCCTATCCTAATCAACACTAGGTGGGCCGCACCTGGACAGTGCGGCGCCCCAACCCTAAAGGCCACAAGGGCTGGCTAACCAAAGGCCCATGGCCTAGCTATACATGTCTCGCATCAGGTTTGATGATTGGCCAAGCTGCCCTGTAAAACATTCCAGTGAAACCATCGGGGCCCGGTGCCTTGTCAATGGGCATGTCCAATACGGCTTGCCAAATTTCCTCCTCTGAAAAACATTCATCAAGAAGGACTTCCTATACTGATGGTAAGCGAAGTTCATGCAAGGCAATCAGATTTTGTTGGTTGCCCCTTGAGCCCAAGATTGAGTCAAAATGTTCATATACCGCCTCCGCCATTTCGTCATTATCGAACAAGGTGACCTCATTTGCCCTTATCTTAGTGATAAAATTCTTACGGCTTCTATGACAGGCCTAAAGGTAGAAAAATTTAGTATTGGCATCGCCTTCGGCCAAGTAAGTGATGCGTGAATGCTGTCGAGTCAGAGTCCGCTGCAAGGATGCCAAGCCCAATGAACAGAGTTTCGCCTTCCGTCGGAGCGCAAGCTCATGCGGCGCAAGTATTTGGAAGTCCTGTGCCCAATCTAGCCTGTAGACCAACTCTTTGGCAATCGCTAGCTGTAAGCGCACCGACCCAACATGCTTTGAACTCCAACTCTTCAGTGCTTTCGCTGTATTCCTCAATTTGAAATCCAGACAACGAAAAGCATACACCTCACTATGCGACCAAGGAAATGGAGCATTCCAAGCTTCCTCGACCACCTGAAGGAAGCCCTCGCATTTAggccaaaaattctcaaaatgaAATCGTTTGCAATGAGATAGAGAAGAATCAGTTTTCAGTAGTAGTGGCGCGTGATCACTACATTCGGTTCCAAGGGCCGAAAGATCATGATCAGGGAAGTTAGCGACCCAATCCTCTGAGGTGAATACTAAATCAAGCCTTTCAAGCGTTGGCCTATCCCGCTCATTCGGCCATGTGTATAGGCGGCCTCGTAAATGGATCTCCTGAAGTTCAGTATCATCCATGAAGCTCCAGAACCGACTCATCATCCGCCTGTTGAGACGTTGATTATTTTTGTCTGCAGCTTGGTAAATGAGATTGAAGTCGCCCCAGGCTAACCAAGTGCCTAAACAGGAAGCATGAACCTCTCTTAACTCATCCAAGAAGAGTATCTTCTCCTGGTCCCCCTGCGGACCATACACGCTAGTCCACCACCATGTTTCATTGTTCCGAATTAATGTTACTTTAACCGTTAAACTATATGACCATACAATAGGGTTTGACAGCGACCCAACATCAGTTCTCCAAGCCAGCAGAATGCCACCACACTATTTACTGCAGACTGAAAGAAGTAATCGAAACCAGCCCCATAGATTTCTAGTACCAGACTGTCAGAGCAATCGTTCAGCTTAGTTTCCTGCAACGACAACAAAGAAATATTTTCTTGCGCGACCAGCTCCCATACAACATTACGCTGAGACCTCGAATTGAGACCTCGCAGATTCCATACCAGTTTTCGCTTGACATAGATAACAGTTTGGCGACCAAATCGACCATAGAATTCAGGACACCAATACAGGTGCCTCCTGCTCTGTAAATACAGAGCCTAACCCAGAAGGAAGAAGCGCATCAAGAGCATCACAGTGTGATGTGGTTAGGGTGGAGGAGAACGTATCCGTAAATCGCTGGTATGATGTGGCATCCGGCGGACACGTATCGGAGGTGAGGCCAAGCTTCTTCATCAACACATTCTGAGCTTGCACCGCCGGCTTCATGGCGCGATGTCGGCATTTCTTTGCCAACCTCACGCTGCGCCTGATGGTAAAGACTTGCTCCTGCTGCTTTGATCGCCTCCTTGGTGGCGAGGCTTGCAGCACGGGCTCCGGGGCCTCCTTACACACATTATTAGCAAAATTAATGACCGCTTCAGCCACAGGCGTGCTACATTCCAAAAAAATGTGCAAGGGAAGAGCCGCCCGCGTCCCCCTGGCGACCGTGACATTCCGTAAAGCAGAATCACAACACACACTATCGTCTCCCTGGACCTCGAAACGTACCACTTCCAGGGAAATGCAGTCCTGCGCAGGTCTGGAATCAGGCGACGGTGGAGCAGACATCGGCCGCTCCGCAGCAAGTGGTGAAATCATGGTGTTCTCGTTGCGTGTGACTGGTGATGACGGGCGTGAAAGCAGATCCATTTCCACCCGCATGGGATCCTCATGGAGCACCGTCCCAGAATGACAATGCAGCTCAAATTCCAGCAGCATGAGGTCATCGCGAAGCAGAGGCCCAGATGGATCTTGCGAAGAAAGAAGCGTGATGGCAGCAACAGATTCATGAGCCCGTGTGGGAGGCCTGCTCTCCACCAAATCCAAGAGCATGGGATCAAAGGCCTGAACGATAGTGGAAATAGAGCGACCAAGATCACCACCAAGAATAGCTGCCGCATCCTGGCCCAGACAGTTGGCCACAGGCGTCCGCCCATCGGCAGATTGCAGCCTCTGCGATGGGAGAGAGCCGAAGCGTAGTGCGAACCGAGCGACAGTGGAAACAGAGCGACCAAGATCAACCCTCAGGGACGACCGATGAACGACTGGCCGCGGCGTACGGATGGAGGGGGGCCGGAGTTTGGCCTGCCTGTTGATCTCGACATGGCAGACATAGTCGAAGCAGAGGCCGCCGAGTGAGCCGTGCGCCCGGTGTGGAGGACGGTGGCGGCATCCCGGCTGGCGCCCACCCGGCGCACCGGCCGACCACAAGCGCGCGGAGGAGGGGCGACCCTGCGGCGGCGCTAGCAGTTCTTGGAGGAGTGTCCAAAATGCTCGCAGCGGTAGCAACGGGTTGGAAAGGGGCACCGGGCTGCCACATGGTCGAAGGCTAGGAAGTTGAAGCAACGGCCGACCAGATCCGCCGGGACAGGACGCCGAGCTGGTGTGGGGCGACGCGACAGCCACTCGGCTCGGAGGCGACGCTTGCTAACGACCAGGCGGAAGCCGTCGGCGTCGACCAGTGGGACGACCTGGGCGCGAGAACGGGCACCATCCCCCTCCGCCGATCGTGCAGCGACCAAAGCAGAGGGAGCCCACAGAGCCCGGGATGCACACGGCCCGGGCGGCGGCACACGCCGCGCATCAGCCATAAATCCCCCAATGTTACGGCGagcgggaggggggggggggggggggggcatggccTTCGACCACCACCTCCTTGCCCTTGGAGGATGGGCGCGGGGTGGACCACAGAAGCtgttcttcatcttcctcaGATTCGGACGGGACGCTGAGGCTCAGTCCTCCAGGGGAGCCGTCAATGGGGCGAGAGGGACCAGAtccgggggagggggtgaacGAGGAGGTGTTGGGGTTGTGGGATCTGGATCCGGAGGACCGGGAAGGgctgtggccggcggcgccggggcggtCGCCGCCGGGGTTCGGGGTGGATGGAGCTCTCATGTTCTTCTTGAGTAATAGGCCGACGGTATCAATTAGTTATTGTAGGCGAAGCTAGAGCTCCGCCACGTGAGCGCCTTAAGGTTATTCCTCTTTTTGTAGGATCTCATAGAGGAATGATTTATTCTGGCATCTACCTCTACTAGAAATCAGAGAGGGGAACACATTTCGTTCTCCCAGCGATTGGGGCTGAAGGGCGAAAGGCACGGAAGCCATTTTGTCGCAAGGTTTGAGCTTCCCTTTGCCTCGTTGTATACTCCTAGGAAACTTTGATACCCGTCTTCCATCAGTGGGAAGGTGGTTGGCCTAATCAAGCTGAAACACATGATTTCATATTGCTGAAACACATGATCCTGGGAGGCTGGGAGCATCGTGTAAAGTAACAGTTGCGCATCATCATGGCATGCATGTCGATCTTGAAAATGGAGAACACGTGTGCTCAATGTTCACACGTCATTGATTCGTCTGTAAATTAAATATTCAGATTATACATTTGAGTTTGAAGTCTCGACCAGAAATTCATCATGAAACCAAATGTACAAGATTTTGAAGAGTATAATTGTGCAGAGCACCACTTGTTTCTCAAATTTCCTCTAGCCAAGGTGGAGATATTCATGGTGACGCCCGTGTGGACACAGGCAGTCGACTTCACGTGACTTAAAGTCACCGACATGTGGATCCCGACGCCATCAGGCCCACATGTTAGTGGCAAAGTCACAGCCTCTATGTCTGTAGAGGATCTCCAACCTGCATGCAGAACTCGCTCAACGACCTGCCGCCGCATCTGCCACTGCCCACCGGCTTGCTTGTGACGGCGACGAAAACCCAGGATCCACTTTCAGCCTGATCTCCCGGCGACCCCGATCCTGGACGCCACCGCGGCACTGACTCCGGTGGCTAGAGTGCGGAAGCGGACACGGACACGGACACGATAAGGAAGGCACGCCCCCTCCCCGGTCCGTCCCCTTTTGCGCCTGGGCACGCCTCGTCGCCGTCTCCCCGGCGCCGATCCTGCCGTGCGCGCGGCGCCCGGGTGCGAGGtcacgctcctcctcctcgcttcGGCGACACAGCACCTGCACCTGGGTGACGTGTGCGCCCGCCGTGTCAGCAGCGCACGCGTCTCCTCCGATCCTCATCTTGATCCCGCGACGCGCGCCCCCGCACGCCACGCGCGCGCATGTGCGATGCCCGGCCGGAGATGGCCGGCCCGGCCTGGCAATGGCATGGCCCCTTGCTGTGCCCGGCCGCCACACGCCGACCTTTTTCTCGCTCCATCTCCGGGTCGTACTGCACGGACGCGCCGCCCGGCCGTCGTGCGTGTATATATAGCAGTCGTTCCACTCGTATCGGCTGCCTCGGCGTTCCATCAGGAATTCAGGATTCATTCAGTTCGAAACAAAGCCATTCTTTGCCAACGAACAAGGTAGCTAAGCACGGCATGGCCGGAGCCTGCGCCCGCgcggcgctcgcgctcgcgctctggtgcgcgctggccgccgcggcggccgggcagACCGGCCAGTGGCTCCGGGCGCACGCCACGTTCTacggcggcgccgacgcctCCGGCACCATGGGTAAGCTACGCCCCACCTACTTACTACCTGCCGCTCACAaggcacgcacgcacgcgcgcgcgcgcgcggcgtgctATTGGATCACTTGACGACTTGTAACATCTTTGCAGGAGGCGCGTGCGGGTACGGGAACCTGTACGCGCAGGGGTACGgcacgcggacggcggcgctgagCACGGCGCtgttcgccggcggcgcggcgtgcgggcAGTGCTACAAGCTGGTGTGCGACCGCAAGACGGACCCGACGTGGTGCAAGCCCGGGGTGTCGGTCACCGTCACGGCCACCAACTTCTGCCCGCCCAACTGGAGCATCCCCAGCGACCGCGGCGGCTGGTGCAACCCGCCGCGGCCGCACTTCGACATGGCGCAGCCGGCGTGGGAGAAGATCGGCGTCTACCGCGGCGGCATCATCCCCGTCATCTACCGAAGGTAATCAAGATCGACAAGGGCGTAGCAGAAATTGTTGTCTTTCTAGTTTCATTCTACGCAACACATCGATCTCGATCGATCTCCAAATTAAACCAAGCTGCAAATAATCTGCATACAACTACTGCTTTGCGCAGGGTGTCGTGCGTGAAGAAGGGAGGGGTGCGCTTCGCCATCAACGGGCACGACTACTTCAACCTGGTGCTGGTGACCAACGTCGCCGGGCCGGGGTCCATCAGGGCCATGGACGTGAGGGGGTCCCGGACGCCGgactggatgtccatggcgcgCAACTGGGGAGCCAACTGGCACTCCCTCACCTACCTCAACGGCCAGGGGCTGTCCTTCAGGGTCACCGTCACCGACGGCCAGACCATCGTCTTCGCCAACGTCGTGCCGCCCAGCTGGAGGTTCGGCCAGTCTTTCGCCAGCAACCTGCAGTTCAGCCTCTGAGAAACTTATTATTACCTGCTGCTTGAATGAATCGAATTCAATCAAGAGATATTTTTGTTGATTGCTTGCGCTTGTTGCTTGTAGAGTATGCTGTGTGATGTGTACATAAAGAGATTTCATTACTTATTTCATGACGAAGCTATATGTTCAAATTAATTACTCCgattaattaatttttattaCCTGACTCAAATGATTCTTGCTGCATGCCTGCTGATAAAAATGATCTTGTTGGTAGACGAAGTGCAAAAATCAGAAACGCGGAAACCGTCACTCCATAGGAAAATTATATATGTTCAATGGTCGTTTGTTTGTGAAATTAGCAAAGAGATGAGTTTATGTAGATGCTAGATAGCAAAATGGATCAGTACAATATACACTGTGCTTCATGAGATTTGagcttttcaaaaagaaaaaaaagcctATGTAATTCCATTGAAATTCCTATAAATATCATGTTTCCTGTGTTCCAAACGGCGCGACCTAGAAACTTTTAAGATATTTCCTTTGATCCAAACTGGACCTGTGCGAAGTGAAGTCAAAGGACATGAACTGACACGTACACAAGCTATGTGCCTCTGACTTCTTGACCTCGCTTGCATAGCAAGTAGTCGAGTACAGTGTTGACTCTGCTATGTACACTGGAAAGCAACGTACGTCGCTGAGGACTTCCAAAGGCTATGACAGCTTTACGTGCGTACGTAGCTCAACTAAACGTCGGAAGCAATGTGCCATAGTGCCGTACGTCACGCACTGTatacgttttttttttcttgacccGGGTTAGCGTTGTTTCACCTCAGCTACGTCAAGCAACTGCGATACATCGCGCGCTACTAGAATCCCTTGCGTCCCCTCTAACAACGGTTGGGATAAAGGCAGTAGCAATGGATCAATTAATTCCTCATATTGTGATAAACATTTAGAAAAACATCTACCAATAGATACGCCGtagaataaaaataataatcagATGCACAAAAAGTACACCAAAGTGAGGAGTAAAAATCCACAAGACCTCCACTATGCACAAATTTTGGTTGGCAAGTAGATCTACGAGTTCCCTGACCACTGACAAATTTTCAGCTCAATCGAATACCGTTTCACCATCCAAACAAATCATCTACCAAAATTGCTCTGTGTTGAAACTGTAGTCACTTGAACCGATGAAACCCCTCTCAGATCTGATGCTCCGCTCCACCAATCCTCAAACCGACTGACTAGATCGAAGTACTCTAAGTGTAGAACGAGCTCACCAAGTTTGGCGCAAATGCAAGCATGTTCGAGCCTCTAATCACTGACTTGAAGTAGATCAGTTCAGAGCCACCAAATCTGGGCagtcctcctccttcttcctctcttctctcaAGTTGTGTTGCATGTGTT
This window of the Panicum virgatum strain AP13 chromosome 1K, P.virgatum_v5, whole genome shotgun sequence genome carries:
- the LOC120697284 gene encoding expansin-A13-like, with the translated sequence MCDARPEMAGPAWQWHGPLLCPAATRRPFSRSISGSYCTDAPPGRRACIYSSRSTRIGCLGVPSGIQDSFSSKQSHSLPTNKVAKHGMAGACARAALALALWCALAAAAAGQTGQWLRAHATFYGGADASGTMGGACGYGNLYAQGYGTRTAALSTALFAGGAACGQCYKLVCDRKTDPTWCKPGVSVTVTATNFCPPNWSIPSDRGGWCNPPRPHFDMAQPAWEKIGVYRGGIIPVIYRRVSCVKKGGVRFAINGHDYFNLVLVTNVAGPGSIRAMDVRGSRTPDWMSMARNWGANWHSLTYLNGQGLSFRVTVTDGQTIVFANVVPPSWRFGQSFASNLQFSL